One part of the Mercenaria mercenaria strain notata unplaced genomic scaffold, MADL_Memer_1 contig_3061, whole genome shotgun sequence genome encodes these proteins:
- the LOC128552703 gene encoding uncharacterized protein LOC128552703, giving the protein MGMICYYVVIWIACVPGIVIGTVSITFEPSKAPETDEVDISCKDTGSGPYSITWNFGGTVISCGSGICAPDPSPHTYSLNGNVFNLTLSSVTTTNCISYSCTNANDVTDTTSSDLYVA; this is encoded by the exons ATGGGCATGATCTGTTATTATGTTGTTATCTGGATTGCGTGTGTTCCAGGCATTGTAATAG GAACAGTTTCTATTACTTTTGAACCAAGTAAAGCACCAGAAACAGATGAAGTAGATATATCATGCAAGGATACAGGATCAGGTCCATATAGTATTACCTGGAACTTTGGAGGCACAGTGATAAGTTGTGGTTCAGGGATATGTGCTCCAGACCCATCACCTCATACATACAGCCTCAATGGAAATGTGTTTAACTTGACACTTTCATCAGTAACCACCACAAACTGTATAAGTTACTCTTGCACAAATGCAAATGATGTTACAGACACTACATCCAGTGACCTGTATGTTGCAT